TCAGACACAGCCTACAATCTTTAAAACGTGGGATgatatacgtacatacatacataaccagaggcgtacatacataaacataacataaagaCAGGCGTgagcctgtctcccatgggggtaggcagagacaatgaaacgccaattgccacggttcttacacacttctttcgcttcatcaacagtcatcagtcttttcatgcatgctcgtcggttaaaggtacttttaatttggcccttttttaatatatcgccaatctggtcgctatatgtccgtctggggcgccctctaccgacggtcccactcatatttgccttgtatacttctttcgtaaatctgttttcatccatcctttctacatgtccaaaccatcgtaacattcccctttcaatccttgtcactacatcgtctttcaaaccACACTTTTCTCTAACAACACTATTTTTTACTCGATCACTCAGTTTTACTCCACACATACTTCTCAAGGCTCTCATTTCCACCGCATTAATCCTGCTTTCATGCTTCTTCTGCCACACCCATGATTCACTACCATACATAAGTGTAGGTGCTAGTACACGCTGTATTACCGCAAGTCGAGCTTTGCTGGATATAATTTTACTCGACATTACAGAGTGTAAAGCACCATTGACACTATTTCCCGCTTTCACTCTCCTTTCAATATCTCCCTTACACTTTCCATCTCTCGTAAATAAAGAACCTAGGTACACAAACTCATTCACTTGTTCCAATTTTTCATCACCTATCATTACCTGGCATTCTGTTACTAATTCATTCCTTTCTATCACCAACACTTTCGTCTTGTTCACATTGACTTTCATACCTTTCCTTTCAAAAGCATCATTCATCACAGTGATCATTCGTTGTAGTTCTTCGGCCGATGAGGCAATAAGTACCTGGTCGTCGGCGTACAACAATGTTTTGATTACTGTGTCACTCATTCTTAACCCACACTCACCTACTTTCAAATCGTTCAAACAACTGTCCATGAATAAGTTGAACAGCCAAGGAGATGCTACACAGCCCTGTCTAACACCCCGATTAATGCCAAACCACTCCGTGTAGTCCCCATTTATCCTGACACAAGCACTCGAGTCCTTATATAAGGATTTAAGtccttatataaaaatatgggaTGATATATATAATGAATTATATAATGGTAACTGCTGTTTAATTTTAAGGAGCTCCTAAGCTGACATACTTGGCACTTAGCGATATTCTGGATTTTTTGTGAACGTATAAATAATATCCAAATGTAAAGATTTTGCCAAGaatttcctaaaaatataattatgttaaattgataaatgcttgtttttattttattaaccaatTTAATTGAATGTATGTTGTATGGTGTATTGTAGCTAATGAGTTGAAAGTGGAACTTAATACGCTGCGGGCAATCTTGAATCAActttttaagtatgtattagCTAAACTGTGAACCGCATGTAATAGATTGTGAGCCTATTGGCATAGATACACGggacaatacaaaaaaatacacacaatattGCACCTTACTGCTACAAGTTCTAAGGTCTAAATATAACATACATGTATACATATACTAGTGAAAGTAGGTTATAAATCTCGACtcagaaatattgtttgaattcGGGTAAAGGTTAAGAGTATTGCAATCCCTTCCCTCCAATCAACATTTATGAGTTACGagggaaaagaaaaacaaaaatgtttaagaatAATAAGATATGGGTAGGAAAGCCATATATTGTATTCATTCTGGTTCAGTATTTATCCTTTTTTGCTAAGTCGGAGTATCAGGGAATCAGGTGTATCTGCTAGTTTTTTGGTAATAGAATTCAAGGAATTGAcgagtaatttaaaatcaacacaAGTAAGTAATGgaagaagaatattttttttacaggggtcctttctcttttctttactgcctttatttttttcagtcagTAGATATCCCCAAacctaatgaaaaatattatgctgaaaactgcatcaaaatcagtttcgccaaacgtgagataattgtacgcaaacatacatacataaaataatacatacattacattttaaagtttaaggTGTATTGTAGCTAATGAGTTGAGAAACaaacctatgtatgtattgtttacaaaactcaTTATCACTAAATAAGTGGGTAGACACATCTCAAATGTCATGTAATTTCTTGTAGTGAAGAAATAGCCCTGGTAGCTATCCACAACACAATACAGGTAAGAATCAACTATTAGTTGGTAGAAATTATTAGCCTGTATCATAGCTGAGGAGCTAAGAAACAGACCTATGTACTGTTCGCAAAACTCATTAACTCACAACACTTAGTATGTGTAGGTAGACATTGCACAATCCCAAGGgatttttatagtaaagaaagAACCCTGGTAGCTATCCACAGTACTGGTTATGGTAAGAAACAGCCCTCAAGACTGTCCACAATACCGTTTAGCATTGTCTATGAATTGGAAACGGTACCTGTTTGTgacggtaggtacctacttatatcaaTCACAAGGAAAAATAACGTAAAATTTTTCAATACTAACCATTTTTAGTTGATTACGTTGAATCCTCTCCCGATGAATCTGATGAACTGGACAAAATACGCAATCTACGGCGTCTTTTTGGGTTTTCATCGAGTGTGTAACGACGTAATTCCTCTTCAATGTTTTTCAACTTTTTGAGTGAATTACCAAAATTTTTATCTAATATCTTCCTCATTATCAACTCTACTGGTCTACAAATTATGTCTGCAGTAATTTtgcgataaaacttaccgttttcaaGAAAATCGCGCAAGACCCATTTTTGGACCTTCTTACCCCGCTACTGTTTTTCCTTAAACGGGATCAATTGGGACTTTTgacacaatgtttataattgtgATTTGAAGGTTTGTACCAATTTTCAGCTAGGAGTGAATTTGTCGTGAGTTTGCTGATTTTTTGGTCTCATTTGACCGGACtggtatcgtgggtgcgtttacaaacatacaatttcacactcCCTGTGTCTGACTCTTGATTACCATCAGCAGGCCTTCCTTGACACAATCCCTGAAGACCAGAGCATCCGTTGGCGTGACAGGGACATGGGGAGGATCATTATTTAACATACTCCGTCTCCTCCATAACTGCTTCACTGTAAGTGGAGCCGACTTGAACCAGTGCCAGGCGCGAGAAGTCGCTTCTCTGAGTACACGGCGGCGCTCAGACCAAGCAGCACAAGCTACGAGTACCTCTATGCTCCATCGATACCGAGgcgtttattatattgaatctCAAGTTTCCGAAGGGGTACAAAAAATGAAACTAGGTTTatcattaagtaataatttattattaaatataggtatactaaataaattggtcACATATGTATAGCAGTTATCACTCTGGAAATCCCGCCGACGTCCGAATTATCTTGTTGTTTTCGTGGCTCGTATCTAGACTGCTAAATAAAAGTGAACCCAATGAACTTCAGAGCACAGTCAACTTTGAGATCTAGAGAGCAAACATGTTCCTGAACAAAACTTGCGTCGTTCTCCTCGTCGCTTTCTTGGGGACctcatgtaagtaaatatttattttaatttttcattgtgtttgtttaaattgtattttctttgaTCACCATCATTATTAACAGCCGATGAGAGTCCACTACTTGACTATGGGCCTCTTCTGCTCTACTTGACTATAGCCATCCCACTACTACACATTAATACGAAAACCGATGCCCAGCCGGATTTGCGAGTCAAGCGCAATAGTATATCGCGGCCCGCTCGGAGTAAAAGTTGAAACGGTGTGgctttcagtcagtaagagtccactccttctcgcctcacccagtgCCGAAGaaatcattcgatgattttccccctcactATTCTAAGCACTACAATAATTGATATTCGTGACATtgaaaatcattgttttttctGCAGGGTTTACGGGAGATGTTTCTGCGAGTCCGCGGCCGCAAGAGCCGCGTGTTGATCAAAATCCGAATCAGGTGTCACCTTACggtaaattttagttaattttaaaaatgtgataGTTAATAACCAAAAGGCTTGTAACTACTAAGTTATACtgtgtgtaacaaaatacccatatacatcaagttgcaatgaagaatacaggttgaatagaatctctacacaaagtttcagcttaaaatgcGTTTAAGAAAATTTTGTTACCAAACACTTGGTATAGCTTGGtccttgattttataaatcacattGTGTCTTCTACAGGAGGGTCCGGGTACCACGCACCTCCGCAGTACCAACCACAGTACCAACCACAGCAGTACTACCCACAGCCGCAGTACTACCCACATCCGTACTACCCACCTCCTCAGTATTATCCACCGCAGCCACAAGCTCCTCAGAGACCTCCACTCATAAAAACATGGGATGGTATCCACGACTGGGCTCAGAATTTGGTTCAAAGTGGTTTGGGGCAGAACTCTCTGAACGGTTgacaataactttttaaattgtcaaTTGAAGAGTAAGCCCATTTTCACCAACTGCTGTTTAATTTTAAGGAGCTCCTAAGCTGACATACTTGGCACTTAGCGATATTCTGGATTTTTTGTGAACGTATAAATAATATCCAAATGTAAAGATAAGAGGCCAGGaatttcctaaaaatataattatgttaaattgataaatgcttgtttttattttattaaccaatTTAATTGAATGTATGTTGTATGGTGTATAACGAGCTAATGAGTTGAAAGTGCAACTTAATACGCTGAGGGCAATCTTGAATCAACTTTTTAAGTTTGTATATGCTAAACTGTGAACCGCATGTAATAGATTGTGAGCCTATTGGCATAGATACACGGGACAGTgcaaaaaatacacacaatattGCACCTTACTGCTACAAGTTCTAAGGTCTAAATATAACATATACTAGTGAAAGTAGGTTATAAATCTCGACtcagaaatattgtttgaattcGGGTAAAGGTTAAGAGTATTGCAATCCCTTCCCTCCAATCAACATTTATGAGTTACGagggaaaagaaaaacaaaaatgtttaaaaataataagatatgGGTAGGAAGGccatatattgtatttattctgGTTCAGTATTTATCCTTTTTGCCAAGTCGAAGTTTGGGAATCAGGTGTATCTGCTAGTTTTTTGGTAATAGAATTCAAGGAATTGACGAGTAATTTAAGTCATGGAAGGagaataagattatttttgaaaggggccctttctcttttttttttactgcCTTTATATTTTTCAGTCAGTAAATATCCCTAaaccttataaaaaatattatgctgaaaactgcatcaaaatcagtttcgcaaacgtgagataatttatacgcaaacatacatacatacataacattttaaagtttaggGTGTAATGTAGCTAATGAGTTAAGAAACaaacctatgtatgtattgtttacaaaactcaTTATCACTAAATAAGTGGGTGGACACTTCTCAAATGTCATGTAATTTCTTGTACAGGTAAGAATCAACTCTTAGTTGGTAGAAATTATTAGCCTGTATCATAGCTGAGGAGCTAAGAAACAGACCTATGTACTGGTCACAAAACTCATTAACAATATGTGTAGGTAGACATTGCACAATCCCAAAGgatttttatagtaaagaaatagTCCTGggcccttagtctgctattacaattgtgtcagaatggtcgatcattgagcagtgcaagagggaaagagctatacaacctacatagctccgtccctctatCTAAGATCGCTATTtcttttccggagctgcggacaacgtaaaaggttaccggggctctagctcaaagcaggagaaggaacggggtggtttttagtcagtaagagtctgatactccctctcgcttcacctaaggcgggagaagtcattggaaaaaAAGGGGCTATTTCTTTAGCTGGTTCTGGTAGCTATCCACAGTACTAGTTATGGTAAGAAACAGCCCTTAAGACTGTCCACAATACCGTTTAGCATTGTCTATGAATTGGAAACGGTAACTGTTTGTgacggtaggt
This genomic window from Spodoptera frugiperda isolate SF20-4 chromosome 28, AGI-APGP_CSIRO_Sfru_2.0, whole genome shotgun sequence contains:
- the LOC118265576 gene encoding spore coat protein T-like isoform X16 — translated: MFLNKTCVVLLVAFLGTSWFTGDVSASPRPQEPYVDQNPNQVSPYGGSGYHAPPQYQPQYQPQQYYPQPQYYPHPYYPPPQYYPPQPQAPQRPPLIKTWDGIHDWAQNLVQSGLGQNSLNG